A window of the Trichoderma asperellum chromosome 4, complete sequence genome harbors these coding sequences:
- a CDS encoding uncharacterized protein (SECRETED:SignalP(1-27)~TransMembrane:3 (o12-29i58-76o82-101i)), with protein sequence MHMQTSGPARPLPILILSISVGWGVEACIKHSQLRTRAVEGWIAAHVRQNSKERKSPTTGFLSIIGYVMLVISPRASYNPRILLLLGRLPPLNGVLGHNLFMSLHLKIIVRTSNGSGG encoded by the coding sequence ATGCATATGCAGACCAGCGGACCAGCGAGGCCTTTGcccatcctcatcctctcgATTTCTGTTGGCTGGGGAGTCGAGGCCTGCATAAAACACTCTCAGCTGCGTACGCGCGCTGTCGAGGGCTGGATAGCAGCCCATGTCAGGCAGAATTCAAAAGAACGCAAAAGCCCAACCACCGGTTTCTTGTCCATCATAGGCTATGTAATGCTTGTCATCTCTCCCCGTGCATCCTATAATCCCCGCATCCTTTTACTACTCGGGCGACTACCCCCCTTGAACGGCGTCCTGGGCCACAATCTTTTCATGTCCCTTCACTTGAAAATCATAGTACGGACGTCAAATGGCAGCGGGGGGTAA
- a CDS encoding uncharacterized protein (EggNog:ENOG41), with translation MCDWEEFLFTCNHSRVRLKSYCHFARNDPNHGCLGVKVLRNSWRQSVPCDECASKGVSHRRT, from the coding sequence ATGTGCGACTGGGAAGAGTTCTTGTTCACCTGTAACCACTCCCGAGTCCGCCTAAAGTCCTACTGCCATTTTGCGCGAAATGATCCCAACCACGGGTGTCTGGGCGTCAAGGTGCTCCGCAACTCATGGAGGCAAAGCGTACCGTGCGATGAGTGCGCATCCAAAGGTGTATCGCATCGGAGGACTTGA
- a CDS encoding uncharacterized protein (EggNog:ENOG41) — translation MSGRFAPKVPVQLDPPKDDPISLEDLAKANGTNGEKSYVAIKGKVYDVSGNKMYQPGGSYHVFAGKDASRALGMTSVKPEDVRPDWHDLPDKEKGVLEDWITFFSKRYNVVGVVEGATNQ, via the exons ATGTCTGGAAGATTTGCACCCAAGGTCCCCGTCCAGCTGGACCCTCCCAAGGACGACCCGATATCTCTGGAAGACTTGGCAAAGGCCAACG GCACAAACGGAGAAAAGAGCTATGTTGCAATCAAA GGCAAAGTTTATGATGTGTCCGGCAACAAGATGTACCAGCCTGGAGGCTCATATCATG TGTTCGCCGGCAAAGATGCTTCCAGAGCATTAGGCATGACATCCGTCAAGCCAGAAGACGTCCGACCAGATTGGCACGATCTTCCCGATAAGGAAAAGGGCGTTCTTGAGGATTGGATAACTTTCTTCTCTAAGAGATATAACGTGGTGGGAGTTGTAGAGGGAGCCACCAATCAGTAA
- a CDS encoding uncharacterized protein (EggNog:ENOG41~TransMembrane:1 (i106-129o)), producing MSVSAIASLRPVGGRCLRHATTGLLSVQVKSPAATVHLRAVVALRPEQRRHQSTSPTPRDHEPTPGKPQITFRQFVGRALGVSLRNLVVALSPQGIRRSYRENPAVTTMNILLLVFTFVFSAVAIRAYINTFYNSQFSRYPEPVANTLRRAIYYTNYKPDPELALRYYKKAMEQCTEIGLDPFSDEVLGIRIQVAFWLEKINSHKAAIDVLESVLGDCRKWVDVMEQSVKDGKVNDQGRYVGEAQQQVAAANTTSDDKPKEEADEAAPAEPIETLWRKRERLLLKAISTSVKLGELYADEHVLNADQSHTHLVWAVETSLKEFRRRRTEGPKPGEDKWLSPEELGGSMESLGRDYERRSQFQLAIPLFFQALRLCESPCHRAVIMNNLAASFAQQPLYAAGTMEPSEGLKELFNDSMPKTRKEFLEAGLNWAQNAYVHAKDVKGDDRTPECDEACAVALCNWGDVAAMLGKTELAKKKYNACIEMSKKMDFSEGVKQAQEGLSKLTTASLTNA from the exons ATGTCAGTGTCTGCAATCGCCTCGCTGCGGCCGGTCGGGGGCAGATGCCTTCGCCATGCCACGACGGGGCTGCTCTCCGTGCAGGTCAAATCGCCCGCGGCAACCGTCCACTTGCGCGCTGTTGTAGCTCTGCGACCCGAGCAGAGACGACACCAATCGACGTCTCCAACGCCTCGAGATCACGAACCAACGCCTGGGAAGCCTCAGATTACCTTTCGCCAGTTTGTTGGGCGCGCTCTGGGAGTCAGTCTGCGGAACCTCGTGGTTGCGCTGAGCCCTCAAGGCATTCGGCGGTCTTATCGCGAGAATCCAGCTGTGACCACGATGAACATTCTCCT CTTGGTATTCACTTTTGTCTTCTCCGCGGTAGCAATCAGAGCCTACATCAATACGTTTTACAACTCGCAGTTCAGCAGATACCCGGAGCCTGTCGCAAACACTTTGCGCCGCGCCATCTACTACACCAATTACAAACCCGATCCCGAGCTTGCtctaagatattataaaaaggcaaTGGAGCAGTGTACAGAAATTGGGCTAGACCCTTTCTCTGACGAAGTGCTGGGTATTAGGATCCAAGTGGCCTTTTGGCTTGAGAAGATCAACAGCCACAAAGCTGCCATCGACGTGCTCGAGTCAGTTCTCGGAGACTGCCGGAAGTGGGTTGATGTCATGGAACAATCTGTAAAGGACGGGAAAGTGAATGACCAGGGAAGATATGTTGGTGAAGCTCAGCAACAGGTCGCTGCAGCGAATACCACCTCTGATGACAAGCCCAAAGAGGAAGCGGACGAAGCTGCCCCTGCGGAGCCCATTGAGACTCTGTGGCGCAAACGAGAGCGACTGCTTTTGAAAGCCATTTCCACAAGCGTCAAGCTGGGTGAATTGTACGCAGATGAGCATGTGCTCAATGCTGACCAGTCTCACACTCATCTTGTCTGGGCAGTTGAGACTTCGCTGAAAGAATTCCGAAGGCGCAGAACCGAGGGCCCCAAACCCGGCGAAGATAAGTGGCTCAGCCCTGAAGAACTTGGAGGATCAATGGAGTCTCTGGGTCGAGACTATGAGCGCCGCTCCCAGTTCCAGCTCGCCATCCCCTTATTCTTCCAAGCTCTCCGACTATGCGAAAGCCCCTGCCACCGAGCAGTCATCATGAACAACCTGGCGGCATCATTTGCTCAGCAACCTCTTTACGCTGCAGGTACAATGGAGCCCTCTGAAGGCTTAAAGGAGCTTTTCAACGATTCTATGCCAAAGACGCGTAAAGAATTTCTCGAGGCGGGCCTGAATTGGGCACAGAATGCATACGTTCACGCCAAGGATGTGAAGGGTGACGATCGTACCCCTGAGTGCGATGAGGCATGCGCTGTTGCGCTTTGCAACTGGGGAGACGTGGCAGCCATGCTGGGCAAGACAGagctggcgaagaagaagtacaACGCGTGCATTGAGATGAGCAAAAAGATGGACTTTTCCGAGGGGGTTAAGCAGGCGCAAGAAGGTCTGTCAAAGCTGACGACTGCGTCTTTGACTAACGCTTGA
- a CDS encoding uncharacterized protein (EggNog:ENOG41~TransMembrane:1 (o62-80i)), translating into MAVSYIHPMYRLFFQKIEPAITLWTGYVNLRNRTLGGTLLFSRISSEEHYYLFRDQFVLEQMLSLMTALMAMAAIVMYYADDVRLWRRCQLVLLIWNLACLKGTSDVTVECIYCVELCTVLVIIRLMFLFNVGNRVRGSYVENGVLRRL; encoded by the coding sequence ATGGCCGTCTCATACATTCACCCCATGTACCGGCTCTTCTTTCAAAAAATAGAGCCTGCCATCACACTCTGGACCGGCTATGTCAACCTCCGCAACCGCACACTCGGCGGAACCTTGCTCTTCAGCAGGATCAGCAGCGAAGAACACTATTACCTGTTTCGAGACCAGTTCGTGCTCGAGCAGATGCTAAGCCTCATGACGGCAttgatggccatggccgcaATCGTCATGTACTACGCGGACGACGTCCGACTATGGCGTCGATGCCAACTTGTGCTTTTGATATGGAACTTGGCGTGCTTGAAGGGAACTTCTGACGTGACGGTGGAGTGCATTTACTGTGTAGAGCTGTGCACCGTATTGGTGATTATACGGCTCATGTTTTTGTTTAATGTTGGGAACCGGGTGCGAGGCAGCTATGTCGAGAATGGCGTTTTGAGAAGGCTGTAG
- a CDS encoding uncharacterized protein (BUSCO:EOG092D1HJN): MPAPGDQHQAWANPFEEAKPRVSEWTAKEIATISSRLDKQLGPEYISSRAGPGGSRVHYLTAEKVIGLANEVFGFNGWSSSIQNIQVDFADENPQTQRVSIGLSVIVRVTLRDGTYHEDVGYGSIENAKGKAMAFEKAKKEGTTDALKRTLRNFGNVLGNCIYDQDYVKQVTKIKTQPNKKFDPDNLHRHSDFAKKEPTKDIIMNAVNNGAKTNAPAIATTASTSAVGGFKPEPMDSFDDFLGELDEADFCVPGEGHPDEIVLPSAANPFHDKPATVANESRQAQPPAGQPAKPIPGNNMNRPPQPQPYTPRQGQPPRPQNAPQAQDSSMAPPQQPPPGEPVAFFSARSTLDPNQSSGNQNQQKQLFNPKAESPSIRKTPGIDHTSSKPVARNGQHVPPANSQAPSSTQSGNTGGFASLRQSIGSSQAKGNTMNPSLDQARRIGAPGGLGSPLANRGQYKPPTMKRTLPAEGNGTNGARSPLVDIPTNATSANDGDGLDAKRQKMA; encoded by the exons ATGCCTGC TCCAGGCGATCAACACCAAGCGTGGGCTAACCCCTTCGAAGAGGCCAAGCCCCGCGTATCAGAATGGACGGCTAAAGAGATTGCCACAATCTCCTCACGGCTTGATAAACAGCTCGGACCTGAATACATCTCTTCACGCGCTGGGCCTGGCGGTTCACGGGTCCATTATCTCACAGCCGAAAAGGTGATTGGCCTCGCCAACGAAGTTTTCGGCTTCAATGGATGGTCGTCCTCGATACAGAACATCCAAGTCGATTTTGCCGACGAAAATCCTCAGACACAGCGTGTGAGCATCGGACTATCTGTAATCGTTCGGGTCACTCTCCGAGATGGCACGTATCACGAGGACGTTGGCTACGGCTCTATAGAGAACGCAAAGGGAAAAGCGATGGCCTTTGAGAAGGCGAAAAAGGAGGGGACGACTGATGCCTTGAAACGGACGTTGAGGAATTTTGGCAATGTTTTGGGCAACTGCATCTACGACCAAGACTACGTTAAGCAAGTTACCAAGATCAAGACCCAGCCGAACAAGAAGTTTGATCCGGATAACCTTCATCGGCATTCAGACTTTGCGAAAAAGGAGCCTACAAAGGATATAATCATGAATGCTGTCAACAATGGGGCGAAGACTAATGCTCCTGCCATCGCCACTACTGCTTCCACCTCCGCTGTTGGAGGATTCAAGCCAGAGCCCATGGACTCATTTGATGACTTCTTAGGGG AACTTGACGAGGCGGATTTTTGCGTACCAGGTGAAGGCCATCCAGATGAGATCGTACTTCCCAGCGCTGCCAACCCATTCCATGACAAGCCAGCGACTGTTGCAAACGAGTCACGGCAGGCCCAGCCTCCGGCTGGACAACCGGCAAAGCCTATACCCGGGAACAACATGAATCGACCGCCCCAGCCCCAGCCGTATACTCCAAGGCAAGGACAGCCACCACGACCGCAGAATGCCCCGCAAGCCCAAGATTCTTCAATGGCTCCTCCTCAACAGCCGCCTCCAGGGGAACCCGTGGCATTCTTCTCGGCGAGATCTACACTTGATCCAAATCAATCCAGCGGCAACCAGAATCAACAAAAGCAACTGTTCAATCCCAAGGCGGAAAGCCCTTCTATACGAAAAACCCCTGGAATTGATCACACATCATCCAAGCCTGTGGCGAGGAACGGCCAGCATGTCCCTCCGGCTAACAGCCAAGCACCATCTTCTACGCAAAGTGGCAATACAGGGGGTTTTGCGTCGCTGCGACAGTCAATCGGCAGCTCTCAAGCCAAGGGCAATACAATGAACCCATCACTAGACCAAGCTCGTAGAATAGGAGCGCCGGGTGGCCTGGGCAGTCCTCTTGCAAATCGAGGTCAATATAAGCCCCCGACGATGAAGCGAACCCTCCCAGCTGAAGGGAATGGAACCAATGGAGCAAGATCACCGTTGGTTGATATTCCCACAAATGCGACGAGTGCTAATGATGGAGACGGTTTGGATgcaaagagacaaaagatgGCATAA
- the STS1 gene encoding Tethering factor for nuclear proteasome sts1, producing the protein MNVLLSPQLPVFPHQHENMHLTQRNLPSIHNMSSRKRKADEDGDENMSPMSSPAISSRPLIRPSKKFRSNDLIGRPLSLPRLLETLDTNQLRTVLERICERHPDIGQEVVSGAPRPTVDSAMNVLHGYQERLNAAAPYGESSAEYTYDRVKSHIIALIDALSDFTPQFLPPIETQPTKSLEFLDGATRFIHNLPDWQPQTYRHHKDNAYEDISKAWALVINEAAKRGGGFNLHSDGWDQKLARHNEQSGGRLATAMTAMSNSVGWMGSNENGGSSDQGSILNQLVSGAYGSPVRVGPW; encoded by the exons ATGAATGTGCTGCTGTCGCCGCAGTTACCGGTTTTCCCTCACCAGCACGAAAACATGCATCTAACCCAGCGAAACC TCCCCTCGATTCATAACATGAGCAGCCGGAAACGAAAGGCCGACGAAGATGGAGACGAAAACATGTCACCCATGAGCTCCCCTGCCATATCCTCTCGGCCCCTCATCCGCCCGTCGAAAAAATTCAGATCCAACGACTTGATCGGCAGGCCACTCTCTCTACCACGACTCTTGGAAACCCTCGACACAAATCAACTGCGAACAGTTTTGGAACGCATCTGCGAGCGCCATCCAGATATTGGGCAGGAGGTGGTCTCAGGCGCGCCCCGACCTACCGTTGACTCAGCAATGAACGTGCTGCATGGTTATCAAGAGAGGCTGAATGCTGCCGCTCCATATGGCGAAAGCAGCGCAGAGTATACCTATGACCGAGTCAAGAGTCACATCATCGCCTTGATCGATGCGCTCTCCGATTTCACTCCCCAGTTTCTCCCTCCAATCGAGACTCAGCCTACCAAATCCTTGGAATTCCTTGATGGCGCAACCAGATTCATTCACAACCTTCCGGATTGGCAGCCACAGACTTACCGCCATCACAAAGATAACGCATACGAAGACATCTCAAAGGCATGGGCTTTGGTCATCAATGAAGCGGCGAAGCGAGGCGGTGGATTTAATTTGCATTCCGATGGATGGGACCAAAAACTTGCTCGGCATAACGAACAATCCGGAGGACGTCTAGCAACAGCCATGACAGCCATGTCAAATAGCGTTGGCTGGATGGGATCGAATGAGAATGGGGGTTCGTCAGATCAAGGCTCTATTCTCAACCAGCTTGTATCGGGTGCATACGGCTCGCCTGTCAGGGTCGGACCTTGGTAA
- a CDS encoding uncharacterized protein (EggNog:ENOG41) has product MAATETESPQLAEVDNAATSSKRKADVEEIEVDVNAPEPPSKRARRALKKGKSLPTKPSSDDEKEDKDEQKDGKDKVRSEHGVWIGNLPFRLTGAELRAWLIDNAGGVITEESITRVKLPTVKDANRRKDEKPANKGFAYVDFVDIGAKVAAIALSETELTGRKLLIKDAKSFEGRPAKEKEPEATAGKAEGKSDAKADQRLEANTSRKVFVGNLSFKTTEDDLIRNFEKCGEIEWAKLATFEDSGKCKGYGWVKFKEPEAAAWAVKGFVKIKEQVETEDDFRDDKSDNEAEDEEKEKEKSNQKQFKTRKWWVNRMLGRELKLELAEDDRVRYKKRFGKDAPKRADDTSRPPRRSRPDERDDSRGVKSSEPAPFKAAEDIAVARLTGGLVQHTGTKVTFD; this is encoded by the coding sequence ATGGCAGCCACAGAAACAGAATCCCCTCAATTGGCGGAAGTGGATAACGCGGCCACTTCTAGCAAGCGGAAGGCCGATGTCGAGGAAATCGAAGTCGATGTAAACGCACCAGAGCCACCTTCTAAACGAGCGCGCCGTGCTCTCAAAAAGGGAAAGTCATTGCCGACCAAGCCCTCAAGCGACGACGAGAAAGAGGATAAAGACGAACAAAAGGATGGCAAGGACAAGGTCCGATCCGAGCATGGAGTTTGGATTGGCAACTTGCCGTTCAGGCTGACCGGAGCGGAGCTTCGCGCATGGTTAATAGACAACGCTGGAGGCGTCATCACCGAGGAATCGATTACGAGGGTGAAGCTGCCTACAGTAAAGGACGCTAACCGACGCAAGGATGAGAAGCCTGCGAACAAGGGATTTGCCTACGTGGACTTTGTGGATATCGGCGCCAAGGTTGCAGCCATTGCGCTCTCAGAGACAGAGTTGACTGGTCGCAAGCTGCTCATCAAGGACGCCAAGTCATTCGAGGGCCGCCCCGCTAAAGAGAAGGAGCCCGAGGCTACGGCCGGAAAGGCAGAAGGGAAATCAGATGCAAAGGCCGATCAGCGCCTAGAGGCAAACACCAGCCGAAAAGTGTTCGTGGGCAACCTCAGCTTCAAGACGACCGAAGACGACTTGATCAGAAACTTTGAAAAGTGCGGAGAGATTGAGTGGGCCAAGCTAGCTACGTTTGAAGACTCTGGAAAATGCAAAGGATACGGCTGGGTCAAGTTCAAGGAGCCCGAGGCCGCCGCGTGGGCCGTCAAGGGCTTTGTCAAGATCAAGGAACAGGTGGAAACCGAAGACGACTTCCGCGATGACAAGAGCGACAACGAggcggaagatgaggaaaaggaaaaggaaaagtcaAACCAGAAGCAGTTCAAGACTCGAAAGTGGTGGGTAAACCGCATGCTGGGTCGGGAGCTGAAGCTCGAGTTGGCCGAGGATGACCGGGTGCGATATAAGAAGAGGTTCGGCAAGGATGCTCCCAAGAGGGCAGACGACACGTCAAGGCCTCCCAGGAGAAGCAGGCCAGACGAGAGAGACGACAGCAGGGGAGTCAAATCATCAGAGCCTGCGCCATTCAAGGCCGCAGAGGACATTGCTGTCGCTCGTCTTACGGGTGGCTTGGTCCAGCATACGGGAACCAAGGTTACGTTTGACTAG
- a CDS encoding uncharacterized protein (EggNog:ENOG41): protein MYQSQIAFTLDTVCPWTYIAKKKLDQALSQFRSSPLSSTITYTLHFEPYQLSPSFPPGSIDKKQWYFEHKHKGSVDAEDAFQSQLRRRAEPVGIELRFDGVMGNTLHAHRVIQYFQQSKGPETVNKLIDALYVRYFEQGLHPSEDDVLVESCVEVGIPEDEAMEVVLDKELGLGEVQTRLNEIKRDVDAVPVITFEGKKRDITLIRSKEVEEYLKVLERIARESS, encoded by the exons ATGTATCAGTCACAGATTGCCTTTACACTGGATACGGTGTGTCCCTG GACATACatagcaaagaaaaa ATTGGATCAAGCCCTCTCCCAGTTCCGGTCCTCTCCCTTATCCTCCACCATCACCTACACCCTGCATTTTGAACCCTACCAGCTCAGTCCAAGTTTCCCGCCTGGATCAATCGACAAGAAACAATGGTACTTTGAGCACAAACACAAGGGCAGCGTCGATGCAGAGGACGCCTTCCAGTCGCAGTTGCGCAGACGCGCCGAGCCGGTGGGCATCGAGCTGAGATTTGACGGCGTCATGGGAAACACGCTTCACGCACACCGTGTGATTCAATATTTCCAGCAATCCAAGGGCCCTGAGACGGTGAATAAGCTTATTGATGCTCTGTATGTGCGGTACTTTGAGCAAGGGCTGCATCCTTCCGAGGATGACGTCCTCGTAGAATCCTGCGTAGAGGTGGGGATTCCGGAGGATGAAGCGATGGAAGTTGTTCTGGATAAGGAGCTAGGTCTGGGTGAGGTGCAGACCAGGTTGAATGAGATTAAGAGGGATGTAGATGCAGTTCCAGTGATTACGTttgaggggaagaagagggataTTACACTGATAAGGTCaaaggaggtggaggagtaTCTGAAGGTGTTGGAGAGGATTGCTAGGGAGAGCTCTTGA
- a CDS encoding uncharacterized protein (EggNog:ENOG41): MASTEQLFIATLRSHQIKDVLFTYLSISDICAIRKASSACCNLVTKRLFTRVHVTFTASTFTRPSRVAALGRIGHHIEHLTFYFAHSEATFLPPLVHPRTGEEITFLYKPLTTSTTSKRRPKYSNTELGEILTQQYPPLFHAATNVPSFIHAMDHVPNMRHLTVRCPGQDPRERYRRDIVDYALISLRIAIERSPMTKLNKLSLSSLHPSAFNYLRYINGIGSLPSANRRWQQIKKLHITVESWDFYGPSPGLDHLKVLDDYIRCFSERLDKFTFAWIGAKGPCPIALSADPLFAPPRSATKKLFHEVTSPMSPLPVRPPRSPIHFPKLRYLQIRNAAMNSPQLKSLIASHQKTVKQFGFENVVLTNNGSWEEALASVKADDNWSRSSTAVPSEYSLVTSRGEEGGLPSPSAAAEAASRELMDLDLELGGLTLDDNARNAVSKFKNDFAVPRESDTSVSTNISRRRVRRHQRNHSTGEKMEQAPEYTYQYPLSPPLSSHSHKSSSPVHGQKPSKLRFKPSSESSQIAYSAIPEPLSITSPIIPSSPQPVLLQPAIYSPYSLHQAGTNEDMSTVQRSLEKEESHRLFAEDADARANALQKAKEAVLAKLSREFYDKKSRMADAVSARRYMNVREVSGCGRDMVMDDWRAMDSRSALVPLIYSPS, translated from the coding sequence ATGGCTTCCACTGAACAACTTTTCATCGCCACGCTGAGGAGCCACCAAATCAAAGACGTGCTCTTCACATACCTGTCCATCTCAGACATCTGCGCCATCCGCAAGGCCTCATCTGCCTGCTGCAATTTGGTCACCAAGCGTCTCTTCACCCGCGTTCATGTCACTTTCACGGCCAGCACCTTCACCAGGCCCTCGCGCGTTGCTGCCCTGGGCCGCATTGGACATCACATTGAGCACTTGACATTCTACTTTGCTCACTCAGAGGCGACGTTTCTCCCACCGTTGGTCCATCCAAGGACCGGTGAAGAGATCACCTTCTTGTATAAGCCTCTCACCACCAGCACAACTAGCAAGAGACGGCCCAAGTACTCCAATACTGAACTCGGAGAGATATTGACCCAGCAGTATCCTCCTCTGTTCCATGCGGCCACAAACGTCCCCAGCTTCATCCATGCCATGGATCATGTCCCAAATATGAGGCATCTAACCGTTCGCTGTCCCGGCCAAGACCCCAGGGAAAGGTATAGGAGAGACATTGTCGACTATGCCCTCATCAGCTTGCGCATCGCCATCGAGCGCTCACCGATGACAAAGCTCAAcaaactctctctctcatcactTCATCCCTCTGCTTTCAACTACCTCAGGTACATCAATGGGATTGGCAGCCTTCCATCCGCCAATCGTAGATGGCAGCAGATCAAGAAGTTACACATCACCGTCGAGTCGTGGGACTTCTACGGTCCTTCTCCCGGCCTTGACCATCTCAAAGTCCTCGACGACTACATCCGCTGCTTCTCTGAAAGACTAGACAAGTTCACTTTTGCCTGGATCGGTGCCAAAGGACCGTGCCCCATTGCCTTGTCCGCTGACCCTCTCTTCGCGCCGCCTCGCAGTGCTACCAAGAAGCTCTTCCATGAGGTTACTTCTCCCATGTCTCCTCTCCCAGTGCGCCCTCCCCGGTCTCCCATCCATTTCCCTAAGCTGCGCTATCTGCAAATCCGTAATGCTGCCATGAACTCTCCCCAGCTAAAGAGCCTGATTGCTTCCCATCAAAAGACAGTCAAGCAGTTCGGCTTTGAGAACGTTGTCCTTACCAATAACGGCAGCTGGGAAGAAGCCCTAGCATCCGTGAAGGCTGATGACAATTGGTCTCGAAGCAGCACCGCAGTGCCTTCGGAGTACTCTCTTGTAACTAGCAGAGGCGAAGAGGGGGGACTGCCCAGCCCAAGTGCGGCGGCCGAGGCTGCCAGCAGAGAACTGATGGACTTGGACCTAGAACTCGGTGGCCTTACTTTGGATGATAATGCGAGAAATGCAGTTTCAAAATTTAAAAACGATTTTGCTGTGCCAAGAGAGTCTGATACGAGCGTTTCTACTAATATCTCACGAAGACGTGTTCGCCGACACCAGAGAAACCATTCCAcgggagagaagatggaacaAGCCCCTGAATATACGTATCAATATCCTCTTTCGCCTCCCTTATCCTCCCACAGCCACAAGTCTTCTTCCCCTGTACATGGCCAAAAGCCATCAAAGCTGCGTTTCAAGCCATCTTCTGAATCCAGCCAAATAGCTTACTCCGCCATTCCCGAGCCGCTGTCCATCACATCTCCCATCATCCCCTCTTCACCCCAGCCGGTCCTCCTCCAACCGGCCATCTACTCCCCCTATTCTCTTCATCAGGCTGGCACCAACGAGGACATGTCAACTGTACAGCGCAGcctggaaaaagaagaaagccatcGCCTCTTTGCAGAAGACGCAGATGCTAGAGCGAACGCCTTGCAGAAAGCCAAAGAGGCCGTGTTGGCGAAGCTCAGCAGGGAGTTTTATGATAAGAAGAGCAGGATGGCAGATGCAGTTTCCGCACGCCGATATATGAATGTGAGGGAGGTGAGTGGATGCGGTAGGGACATGGTGATGGACGACTGGAGAGCAATGGACAGCCGGAGTGCGTTGGTGCCCTTGATTTATAGCCCGTCTTAG
- the ORM1 gene encoding sphingolipid homeostasis protein orm1 (BUSCO:EOG092D3SSN~EggNog:ENOG41~TransMembrane:2 (i153-169o175-193i)), producing the protein MPSTCLPPSSQTYDAGAKPASSRFLDMNDRSAGGRRRRSSSILQVYHEPPETLEQMSDQAVVPNMNANWTNQKGAWTIHIVIIAALKILYDVIPGSSQEASWTLTNMTYMVGSYIMFHYVRGIPFDFNGGAFDNLNMWEQIDNGAQYTPTKKFLLSVPIVLFLISTHYTHYDSTYFVINFLATLAVVIPKLPFSHRMRFSFFSDIPEEE; encoded by the exons ATGCCGTCGACTTGCCTCCCTCCATCCTCACAGACTTACGACGCCGGCGCAAAGCCCGCCAGTAGCCGATTCCTCGACATGAACGATCGAAGCGCCGGTGGCCGCCGGAGGAGGTCTAGCAGCATCCTCCAGGTCTACCATGAGCCTCCCGAGACGCTCGAGCAGATGAGCGACCAGGCCGTTGTCCCAAACATGAATGCCAACTGGACAAATCAAAAAG GGGCTTGGACTATCCAcattgtcatcatcgccgctctCAAGATCCTCTACGATGTTATCCCGGGCAGCTCGCAGGAGGCGTCGTGGACGCTGACCAACATGACGTACATGGTCGGCTCCTACATCATGTTCCACTACGTCCGCGGCATTCCTTTCGACTTCAATGGTGGAGCCTTCGACAACCTGAACATGTGGGAGCAGATCGACAACGGAGCCCAGTACACGCCCACCAAGAAATTCCTGCTGAGCGTCCCTATCGTGCTGTTCCTAATCAGCACGCATTATACGCACTACGACTCGACTTATTTTGTCATCAACTTCCTTGCTACACTAGCCGTTGTTATTCCGAAGCTACCATTC AGCCACCGAATGCgattcagcttcttttcagACATTCCCGAGGAAGAGTAA